The following is a genomic window from Salmo salar chromosome ssa23, Ssal_v3.1, whole genome shotgun sequence.
TGCCCATGGTGACGGAGCTGTCCATCCAACTTTCAACCACCTGCACACACAACACCATCCAAACACTATGGTTCAGTAAAACTGAGAAAATATGAAGACAGTCAAAGAGAACAATTTTAATGTTATTGGGATAGTTTCAAGattgatagctaacgttagccgacAACAAAAAGTGAAAGGAGCTTAGCTAAATGTAACAGCTACTTCAAGTGCTGAGTGATGTTTATTAACGTTAGCCACCTGCCCGGTCCGCATGCCACTAAAACACAAATATAACGTTTGTATATCTatcaattatttatatttttatttgttttgctaGTTGTCATTTTTGCATTGTCTTGCTGATTACTTAACCAACTGTCAAGTAGTGACTCCAGTCCAATTAGTTGGCAACTAACACTGGTCCAGTCACCGCGTGCCCAAGCCTGACCCAAACGTCCGTCCAGCAAGCTACACCGTGTTTATTTATAGCCTATTGTTTCGAAAAGTCCCTAAAAGTCAAAGAGAGAATCGTGAAGTTAACATTTCCTCCGGTGGACTTTAGTTCTGGTTCGACTCGGTTCTAAGGAACAATTCGAAAACAGTTCGATTCATCTGACAGGCAGCTAACATTAACGGGTCGTCAGTCATAAACCCCgcccatttctacaatttatcttcataaaatctgattttaaacctaatcttaaccacactactaaccgtatgcctaaccctaaccttaaatgaaggttaaatgttTTTCATACGTTTTTACGATAcagacattttagctaattataATATTGGTTTGGCTTGACAGACAGAAAATATTCCCGCCTCAAGTCCAGGGTTATAAATCACACCCTTCAATGCACCCAACACGCAGAGATACTGTGAACATGCTGCAAGATTCATCTACTGTAAATAACACTGCTGCACTCttcagcagtgagagagagagagtgtgtgagggacTGCAGTCTAAAATCAGAAGGTGAGGCATCTGTGCAACATATAAGATAGTTAAAGTCTGATAGAAAATTAAATATTTTCAAACGCAACTGTAACCATGAGAAAATCACTGCAGGGTTCATCATCAATAAACACCAGAGAGAAGTTTGAGAATAAAACATTCTTTACTTGATTTTATTTTGTATACAGTAAAGTATGAGATCATGATACTTGTTCACAAGgtcttcccctcttctcctccttctcatcctcctctcctcatgcAACCTTCAGGTCCAGCACCGCAGGGTCCAGCTCCAGCCCTCCTCCACCCAGCCCCACCAGGAGCACTGACACTAGGACATCTAGAGAGGGAAGGTGGGACAGACAGAGGTGGTGGTTCGAGGAGACATGACAGACAGAATATATTTTGCTGATTCATCAGACCTGAAGTGTCAAGTGACAAATTCCTGCAGGcaaataaaagtacatttgagAAAAAGTGTCAAACACAGACCGGTGTTTGACAGGTGTGTGTGGATAGGCACGAAGCGATTGACTTGTAGACACACCTACCTTTGTTGTGGTTGGAGCCCACCCCTAGCATGGCAAGGCCAGCCACCATGACCCTGTGGTGGGCACAACAGACCAAACCCTTATCCCCCGCCAGGGTGCCACCTGGTGTCTGAGAGGGCACGGGGGGAGGGGCAGAGGGCTTTCCTTCTGCTCATCTTCTGAGAGGAGGCTGCTGGTCGATGTAAAAAGACTATTAGCCAATGAACTCAGGCATTAAGTAATCaaaacacagtgtgtgtgtgagagtgtgagagtgtgagagtgtgagagtgtgagagagtgagtgagtgagtgagtgagtgagtgagtgagtgagtgagtgagtgagtgagtgagtgagtgagtgagtgagtgagtgagtgagtgagagagagagagacagtacctGTGGTTGTGGGGTCAGTGAGGCAGCTCTCTGACTGGACCAGTCCATCATTAAACAGGAACACTAGTCTGCAGTAGAGATGAccgtcctctcctctcagatCCTCTACAGAGTACTGACCACTCAGAACACTGTTACCACGACTCACTACCTCCCTCCAACCTGGCTCACCTCCCACCGACAGGAACGGAACatatacagggagagagacggggccAGGGATGGAGAAAGGGGGAAAACTGTTGAAGGGATAAGGgggagaaaatagagaaataaataaagataaaaaaatgGAATAATAACAAATTCCCTACCTGCTGATTGGCTGGCATCCCAGTGGGGGGCGAGTTCCATCCCCATGGGAGAGAGCTCTGACTGGCTGTCATGGCGATGCATCTGTCCAGTCACCTGAAGTTAGCACTAGCTGCTAGTTGGCCACGACCCTCAGCTGAGCCATAAAGCCAATCACACTCTCTGCCCTGAGGCACTGTGGGGATTGACACAGGAAGAACAAGGTTTACTGTGAATCCCAAACAACCCCCTCGCCCCTACCAACTCGTTCGGTGGGCCCTCCATTGTCAGGTGTTGCTGACGAAACTCCAAAATGACTTACAGAGAGTGGCAAGGAGATCAATAAACCCTTCAACTTCGGGACACAGTCGTGACATGAATGAGGCAATTATGTTCCGCATTGAAATAATAAAACGAGCATTAAATTCAAATGAACACATTCCCCATGTTGTTTAATAAGATATAAACCCCAGTAACCGTTAAACATTTAATTTGGGAGGGATTTCATTTGTTACGTGTCAAACCtcaaaatcaaacaaacaaatGCACTTTTTATATAGTTAGGCACGCGTCTATTCTTTTGTATTAAATTGCGCAAACTCCAAACATATCGTGGTACGTGTCGGGATAGCACGTGGAAGTGGCTATCAGAGGGTCAAATTAGCCCCTACACCATTGTTCCTTTTCACTCCCTCAGTTTTGGGACACGTGCATGGCCGAGGCGCGCGTCAATGCGCAAATGGGGGCAAGTGGGCGATTTGGGATTCAGATTTAGACTGTAGCCAGGAGCAGACAAATAGTAATATCCATATATTTAGAGATTTTCCCACTGGTGTGACATGTATGATAAGTCCAATGTCTCTCCTATGAAAATGGCAAAGTGATTGGCACGGGCATCTTGGCTCTAGCGGGCAGTCCTGTATGGTAAGGGTGTAGCGGGGGTCACCCGGTGGGGGCATGGCAGAGGGTCAACAAGGGGGTAGAGGTGGAGTCTGTGCCCATATTGAGCCTCTGTCTCAGCATGGCGTACGCCTGGCACTCTCTCACCGCAGACAGGTCTGCCACCGCAGGAAGCCTTACGGGGAGCCATCCTCCCCTTGGCACATCTCCGGGATGGACATAGGTTCTACGGATCATCCAGACAACGGAGCCTCAGAGTCCAACCACATACAGTTACATTTCAATCATTTTGAAAACGCTCTTCAACTTTAAAGCTTGAAATAATAAAGTGTTGTCCCCACTCCTGTTTTGCTAAAAAGCTAAGGGATAAGTacctactctcaaattcatagacagagctatggatgcaaggactgaccatccatggtaTAAAATGATTGGAGCTTTAAAGtgactgtccagtgtttccagatttctatgaaatatgacctataattacaATACGAGttaaatagttttccttccaacttttttatttattaagtatgttaaaaagcagcttttctgtgttggaatggtatgGGTGTATaccggtttaaaaaaaatattaacgcaagtagaccgctgattggccagctcatcctcctaaACAGTATGACATCATACTCTATGAGGAAATATCAAGCAATTTTGAAACAGTCTGTTTGATATACAAGTTTAAGGTGGGGATATTTAACTGTTTTTTTTCCTACAATGTATAATTTGACCACAAATATGAGTATAGGacaagtcaacaacattatttgggtatgcgTTAACAGAATATTAACCTTTTAAAGtgtgattttcactggacagttactatCAGACACATTTTACTAACAGACAACACTCCTGGAGTGCAACTCTATGTGCAGGGCTGCTGGCTTTGGTTAAAGCCCTGTTATAATCCCTGTCTAACAACTCCACATCCTCACACCCCCAACCCACCTCAGCCAGCATCCTCCCAGCTAGAACCCCCTCCTCCTGGGAGGCCACGGCGTCCAGTGTCCCCTTGTCCAGTGTAACTTGGTAGCTTCCGTCCTCATAGGGTGTCTGTGTGGCATCCACCTTCTGGAAGGTCAGGTCTTGGTGAAGCTTGGCATTCTTCTGGTTCATGTGATTCACCACCGTCTCACTGATGTCAATGTTggtcagatgtctgtagctgaCGTCATACAGCTGCTCACTCAGCTCAGAGTTACCACAACCCCCCACCAAGATCTGGGAGACAAGACAAGTGACAGACAAATAGAAGACATGTCCTGTACATGGATTTCAGGTTCAGGAAGTAAAAGTGGTGCCACAGATGGTTAGGGTGCCTTTGATGTAAGCCTAGGTTCTCACCTTATCCCGAGGTTTGATGTATTTCAGCAGCATGCCACAGAGTTTGTTGTAGTCTCCATACCAGTCAAaagccttctctcctctcttcttgaaGAAGTGTTCCCAGTACTCAGTGGAGCTGAACTCCTCGGTAGTGCGAGTTAGAAGACTCATCTTCATTATGTAGCAAGGTGTATCCTGGTCTCTATAGGCTACTTCAACAAACATGTATGGTAACTTCCAAATAGCTTTAAACAAGTTAGCTAAGATTCAGTCACTTGCAGGATATCATAACTGTTAACTTACTAACTTACAGTCCATGGATAGCAATTGTTGTATCGTCATTTTGTCCAAAATATGCCGTTCTTTTAGCTTACCGTCTTCCCGACATGGTTTGTTCACCCGGACATTATTTCTAGCTGTACACAACAACATTCCGATTGGATAGCCCTGAATAGGCGGAGTTCCTAGCCTTACCCTGATTTGCTAGGATTCTTGGCAGTGGCCTGTCATTGGCTGATGCAGTGCCGGATGTCTTTGCGGTGCGGCGTGTTCTGGTCCGTTCGTGATTATCTTCCAGACATCAAGAGGCTTCAGCATGGCTATTCCAGCGGGGAGATCCGTTGTCTTCGTGACTGGAAACGCAAAGAAACTAGAAGAGGTGGGGAATGCTTCAGATCAATTGTTATTCTTTGTAGAAATGGCCCGGAATGAACATTGAAACGTTCCAAAGTGAGCTGTTTATTAGAGGCTCCAGCCGACTCCTGACAGAATGCCATGTCTGACAGGGGTAAATGTGGTGGTGGCCAAGTTTTAGATTACACCTGctgagatcaaatgttttgatGTATAATTCATCTCATTTTAGAGGCTACGTCAATGGGCTGTACACATTAACTGTATAACATGAACTGGGTTATTGGCGTCCTGCCTGTTTAACAGTAAAGCACCATACCAGCAGGTGGCATCCAAGTCTtacaccagggatgggcaactttgatgggggtgggtgCCACAAAAAATCAGAACTCCTCATTTGATTTAACTagaaaagtcagttaagaacatattcttattttacaatgacggcctaccccggccaaaccctcccctaacccggagggcgctgggccaattgtgcgccgccctatgggactcccgatcacggccggttgtgatacagcctgggatcgaaccagtaGGGGCTGCAGTGGATTGCGGGtctgcatacccacatccatGCCCTAGCCTTATGGGGGCCCTACGCAAAATGTTGTT
Proteins encoded in this region:
- the eef1aknmt gene encoding eEF1A lysine and N-terminal methyltransferase; amino-acid sequence: MFVEVAYRDQDTPCYIMKMSLLTRTTEEFSSTEYWEHFFKKRGEKAFDWYGDYNKLCGMLLKYIKPRDKILVGGCGNSELSEQLYDVSYRHLTNIDISETVVNHMNQKNAKLHQDLTFQKVDATQTPYEDGSYQVTLDKGTLDAVASQEEGVLAGRMLAECLRAESVIGFMAQLRVVAN